The genomic stretch GGGGCACCCGCGCCGCGCGCTCCAGCAGCGCGCGCACCGGGCCGGTGAGGGCCAGCAGGTAGCCGGTGAACATCACCAGCGCCATCTGCATGGAGAAGCCGAGCAGCTCCCAGAAACCGCCGCCCCAGGCATCCAGCACGGCGGGCGGCGCGGCGCCGGCCCAGCCGGTGGCCAGCGCCATGGTGAGCAGCGTGAGCAGGACGGCGATGGCGAACGCACTGGGGACGAAGCGCGAAGAGAAGCGGCCGAGGCTCTCCGCGATTCGGACAAGGGTCTCCACGAGGTGTCGCTCCTTGGCAGGGCCGGCACGTTACGGCATGCGCGGCGCGCCGGTGGCGCAATCCCGCCGCGAGTCCTGGCCGCACGAGCCCGGGCGCGCCGGCTCCCCTGGCCGCGGGGGTGCCCGGAGAGGGAGGGCGGAGGTTCCTTCCGCGCCGCACGGTGTCAACGCTCCAGGATGCGCCGACTGCTGAGACACCTGCGCTCCGTCCTCCGCGTCCGGCCAGGAAAGCCCGCCATTGGCGCGGGCTTGCGGACCGCGCTGGCCACCGCCGTGCCCCTGGTCCTCGCGTTCCTGCTGGGCGTGAAGGATGCGAGCTGGGGGGGCTTGTCCGGCCTCCTGGTCTCACTGGCGGACAAAGGCGGCTCGTACCGGACGCGCGCGAAGGAGCTGGGCGCGGTGACGCTGCTGGGTGCGCTGGTGGGCGCGCTGGGCGCCCCGGGCGGGTCCACGCCGTGGCTGGACGTGTCCCTGATGTGGCTGGGGGTGACGGCGGCGGCCTTCGCGCGGAGCTACGGAGAGACGGCGGGCTCCGTCGGCGGGCAGCTCGCGGTCATCTTCGTCGTGTCGCTGGGCGCGCCCGCGGTGGGCGTGGATGCCGCGCTGGCCCGCGCCTTCTGGCTGCTCTTCGGCGGCCTGTGGGCCATGATGCTGTCCCTGGTGCTGTGGCCCTTGCGGCCCTACCGCCCGGCGCGGAGGGCCATCGCGCGCGTGTACCGGGAGCTGGCGGAGGCGTGCTGGGATTTGGGCCGCCTGTCGCGCGAGGGCGCCAGTTCCCAGGAGTGGGTGGAGGCCGCGGAGCGGCACATGAGCGTGCGGCCCCTCATGGAGCAGGCGCGCGCCACGCTGGGGGCCATGCGCGGCAGCAATCTGGGCAAGTCCCGGCGGGGCGAGCACCTGCTCGTGTTGCTCGAGACGTGCGAGCCGATGTCCGCCCAGCTCATCGCCCTGGCCGAGGCCATGGAGGCGGCCGTGCGCGAGCCCCGCTTCCTGCCGCTGCGCGCGCGCGTGGACTCGCTGTGTGACGCCTACGCGGCCATGGCGAGCTGGGTGGAGCAGGTGCTGGTGCGCGAGCGCAATGAGGGCGTCCCGCGCGCGCCCCGGATGGTGCCTCGCTCGCGCAGACGGCACTACCGGCCCGCTCCAGGCATCCGGAGCCGCGAGGACCCGCTGTCCATCCACGTGGAGGCGCTCTTCGGGAAGCTGCGGGAACTGGCGGGAGTGGCGCACGAGACGGCCGCGGGCCTGCTCCATGGCGACCCGGTGTCCGACCGCGGGCGGAGCGTGGTGGGCCATGAGCAGCGGCGCGCGCGCTCGTGGCTGGCCCCGCTTCGCGACCACCTCCGCTCCGACTCGCTCGTCTTCCGGCACGCGCTGCGCGTGGGGCTGGTGGCGACGACGGCGCTGGTGGTGACGCGGGCGCTGGGCATCCGCGACGCCCACTGGGTGAGCCTCACCGTCATCGCCATCCTCCAACCGTATTCGGCCATCACCGAGGAGCGCGCGCTCCAGCGCGTCGGCGGGACGCTGCTGGGCGCATGCCTGGCGGCGGTGATTGCCACGCGCGTGCATTCCCCCTCCGCGCTGCTCGCCGTCATCGTCCTGCTCACGGCGGTGTCGGTGTCCCTGCTGCCCATCAACTTCGGTGCCTTCCAGATTCTGCTCACGCCCGACTACCTGCTGCTGGCCACGTTGAGCTCGGGGGACTGGAGCCTCGCCGGCCAGCGCGCGCTGGGCGTGCTGGTGGCCTGCGCGCTGGCGCTGATGGGCGCGTGGCTGCTGTGGCCCATGCCGGAGCGCCGCCGCTTCCCAGAAGCCGCGGCGGCCGCGTTACGCGCGGATGGTGAATACCTGCGCGAGGTCATCTCCCGACGCAGCGGCACCCGGCCCGAGGTGGGCGCCGCGCGGCGCACCTTCGGACTGGCGCTGCTGGACGCGGAGGCCTCCTTCGAGCGGCTCACCGCCGAGTACCACGGCCCGCCCCAGCAGCTCGAGTCAGGCATGGCCGTCATCACCTATGCGCGCCGCTTCGCCACCGTGGTGACGGCCCTGGGCATGGAGCGGCCGGAGGCGGAGGTCCCCGGCCAGTTGAAGCAGCTGGCGCACCAGGCGGGGCGCGCGCTCGACGAACTCGCGGACGCGCTCAGGGACCGGCGCGTGCCGCCGCCCCTGCCGCCGTTGAAGGTGTCATGCAAGACGGATGACCCCGTCTTCGGCGCGTTGCTCGAAAGGGTGCCCCGCCAGCTGGGCATGCTGCACGGCGCCGTGTCACGGCTCAGCAGTGGCACCGTCCTGCGGTGACCCGCGTCAGGGATGGGCCTCCCGCTGCGCCGTCGCGGTGAGCACGGGCAGCGAGACATGGAACGTGGAGCCTCGGCCCGGCTCGCTGTCCACGCAGATGTGGCCGCCGTGCCGTTCGATGATGTCCCGGCAGATGTAGAGCCCCAGGCCCAGGCCCCCGAAGCCGGACACGGGCGCGTTGCTCGCGCGGAAGAAGCGGTCGAAGAGGTGCGCCTGCTCCTCCTGGGAGATGCCGATGCCGCCGTCCGCCACGCTGAGCACGGCGTTGCCGTCCGCATGAGACAGGGAGACGCGCACGGTGCCGCCCAGCGGGCTGTATTTGACGGCGTTCTCCAGGAGGTTGGCCAGCACCTGCGACAGCCGGCCCCGGTCGCCCATGACGAGGAGGTCCTCCTGGGGAAGCTCGCACGTGAAGGCATGCTCCGCGCTGAGGGCGCGGAACTCCGAGCACGCCTCGTTCGCCAGTTCCAGGAGCGACACGGGCTCACGTTGCAGCTTCAGCCGGCCCGCCTCCACGCTGGAGGCGTCCACCAAGTCATTGACCAGCGCGGACAGGCGGTGCACCTGCGCCATGGCCTTGTCCACGCGCTCCGGTGCGATGGGCTCCTTGGCCGTCAGCGTCCGCTTCAGCAGCTCCAGGTGGAGGCGCAGCGGCGTCAGGGGCGTCTTGAGCTCGTGGGCGGCGATGGAGAGGAAGTCGTCGCGCACGCGAATGGCCTCGTGCGCCTCGTCCAGCAGCCGCTCCTGCGTGCGCTGTGCGTGCACGCGCTCGGTGATGTCGCGGAAGCTCCAGACGCGGCCGGTGATGAGCCCGCGCCACCGCTGGGGCAGGGAGTAGTGCTCCAGGATGCGGCCGTCGCGCAGTTCGATGATGCCGAAGCTCTCCTGCCATGGCTCCTCGTACAGGGCCTGGACCCGCGAGAGGAAGGCGTCCGGGGCCTTCAGCTTCTCGCGCACGGCCGCGAGCAACGTCGCGTCGTGCGTGCAGGCCGCCAGTCCCGTCAGTCCCCAGAGTTGCTCGAACTGGCGGTTGCAGGCGGTGATGTGTCCGTCCCGGTCGACCACCAGCAGTCCGTCCGCCGTCGAGTCGAGCGTGGCCTCCAGCAGGGACACCGTCTGCTCCAGCCGCTCCTGGGCCTGATGCTGCTCGGTGACGTCCACCATGAGGCCGTGAAGCCGGTGGGCGTGGCCGTCCTTGGACAGCACGGTGACGATGTCACGCAGCCAGACGATGCGGCCGTCCGCGGCCAGCATCCGGTATTCGAATTCGTGGGGAAGGCATTGCTCCACCGCGGAGCGGCAGTAGGTGGAGGCCCAGTCCCTGTCGTCCGGATGCAGGTGCTCCACCCAGAAGTCGGGCTCCGTGAGCCACTGCTCCACCGGATAGCCGAGCAGCCGCTCCGCCTGCTTGCTGACGAAGATGAAGCGGATGGCGGGGTCTGCCTCCCAGACGATGCCATCGACGTTGTCGACCAGCGTGTCATGTCCACTCCGGGCAGGGGGGCTGACGACCCCGGCTGCGTCCAGGCCCGGCTCCCTCTCCGACATGGCGCGCTCCCTCCCCTGGAGCGGGGGCTCTCCCGTGTCTCAGGCCCCTTCAATCAATACACCCGGGGAGCCCGGCGCCACCGGCCCCTTACGGCCAGTGGTGCATCGTCCGCCAAATCTCCGGGGCCGGGCAGGCCGGGGCGCCCCGGTGCAAGGCCTTGCTTCCGCGCGGGGAATGCACAGGCGGAGACATGCGATGATGGCGCACCGAGCCCGCCCCATGACGCCTCCTCGCCCCACCCGTGCCCGAGCGAAGTCATCCCGTGAGGACCGTTGGCTGGGGCGCGTCTTCTTCGGCCCCCGGCGCTTGATGTACGCGGGGCCACTCGCTCCGACGGACCCGCATGCCCACCCCACCTTCCAGGTCCTGCTGTCCCTGGACGCGCGGGTGCGCCTGCGCGACGCCCGTCAGCAGGAGGTCGAATGCCAGGCGGCCGTCGTTCCTCCGGACGCCGAGCACGCCATCGTTGAAGGCGCCCTGGCCACGGTGCTGCTCCACGTCCCCGCGGAGGACCTGGTGGGCCGCCGGCTGGCGACGCTGGGCATTGGCGCGGACGCAGCCGCGTGGGGCGCGGCGGGCGAGCGTTTGAGGGCTTGTGGCATCGACCGGTTGCCGGTGCGCTGGGCGGAGGCCGAGGCGCAGACGCAGGCACTGCTGCGTGAGCTCCAAGCCGACGCGGGCGTCGCGAAGCCCACCCACCCCGCGGTGAAGAAGCTGCTGCGGCTGCTGCCAGAGGCGCTGGATGAAGACGTGCGGCTGGCCACGCTCGCTCCGCGCGTGGGCTTGTCGGTGGGCCGGCTGTCGCATCTGTTCAGCGCGCAGGTGGGCTTCCCCTTGCGGCCCTACATCCTCTGGCTGCGCCTGCACCGGGCCGCCGGGCACCTGCAACAAGGCGCGTCCCTCACCGAGGCCGCGCACGCCGCGGGCTTCACAGACAGCGCGCACCTGAACCACGCCTTCCGCCGCACCTTCGGCCTCAAGCCCTCGGAGATTGCCGGGGTGGTGGAGTGGGTGCGCCCGCCCTCGCGATAGCGCGTTCTTACAAGCCGGCGGGGGCTTCGTGACGCGAAGGTGGCGACATGACCGGGAAGAATCCATGTCGATGAAGGCGAAGCTGCGCGCCGCTTTCGAAGCGGAGCTGCGCGAGGCCCATGAAGCGGAGTCGCGTTCGGAGCATGTGCGTGCCTGGCGGCACCTCGAGCGGGCCCACGTCCTCAGCCAGGCCCACGCGGGCCCTCACGTGCGGGTGCACTGGCGCATGCTGGGGTTCGGGTGGCGCCGGCGGAACGCCGCGGAGTGGGTGGGGCAGGTGGTGCGGCTGCTGGTCGCCGCGCCGGGCTCATGGCTCGGGCGGGCGCCGTTGGGAAACACCGGTGGCGCGAACGTGGGCATCCTCACGCCCATGCCCATTCCCGACGACCTGCGCGCCCTGCTGGACGCCGACCGCTGAGGCCCTTCCGTCGTTCACGGCCCGCGCGGCTCTCTTCTCGCATTCCGAGGCGCGCGCTGGGGCGAATTACGGTATGGAACGGACATCATGTCCTCTTCCGAGCAACCCGCACGGCAGGACGCACGCGTATCGACTGGCGTGCCTGGGCTTGACGCCGTGCTGGGCGGCGGCCTCGTGTCGTCGGGTGTCTACATCGTCGTGGGGGAGCCGGGCGCGGGGAAGACCCTCTTCGCCAACCAGCTCTGCTATCACCAGGGGCGCGCTGGCGCGCGGTGTCTGTATGTCACGCTGCTCGCGGAGTCCCACGCTCGCATGCTGGCCAACATGCGGGACATGGCCTTCTTCGACTCGGCGCTGCTGCCCGAGGGCGTCTACTACGTCAGCGGCTTCCGCACGCTGGAGGAGCAGGGGCTGCCGGGGTTGTTGGAGCTCTTGCGGCGCGAGGTGCGCAACCACAACGCGAGCATCCTGGTGCTGGACGGCCTGGTGCAGGCGCAGGAGGCGGCCGGCAGCAGCCGCGACTTCAAGAAGTTCATCCACGAGCTTCAGGTCGCCGCCGGGCTGACGCGCTTCACGGCGCTGCTGCTCACCAGCGCCAACGGTCCCGCCGTCCATCCGGAATACACCATGGTGGATGGCATCCTGGAGCTGCGCGAGCGCACCCAGGGCGTGCGTTCCTGGCGCGAGCTGCAGGTGCGCAAGTTCCGGGGGAGCGCCACGCTCCACGGCGTCCACTCCTTCCGCATCACCAGCGACGGTCTGGAGGTCTTTCCCCGGTTGGAGTCACGCGTCCAGCGCACGCCGCCGCCGGACCCGGGCGCCCATCGCCTCCACTTGGGTGTTCCATCCCTGGACGCGCTCTTCCCGGAGGGGTTGGCGGCGGGGTCCACCTCCCTGGTGCTCGGTCCGCCTGGCGCGGGCAAGACGCTGCTGGGCAGCAGCTTCCTGGCGGAGGGGCTGAAGCAGGGTGAGCACTGCCTCTACATGGGCTTCTACGAGCCCCCCAACCGGCTGCTGGGCAAGGTGGCATCCGCGGGCATCGATATGGGCGGCGCCATGGCGGACGGACGGCTCAGCTTCATCTGGCAGCCGCCTTCCGAATGCATTCTCGATGTGCTGGCGGACCAGCTCCTGTCGGTCGTGCGGCGGCGCAACGTGAAGCGGGTGTTCGTGGACGGGCTCAGCGCCATGCAGCAGGCCTCGCCCGAGCCCGCGCGCATCAATTCGTTCTTCGCGGCCCTCACCCAGGAGCTGCGTTGCACGGGGACCACCACCCTCTTCGGCATGGAGACACCGCGGCTCTTCGGTCCGGTGCTGGACGTCCCGATGGAGGTCGGCCCTTCCGCTGTAGCGGAGAACCTCTTTTTCCTGAGACATGTCGAGCTTGAAGGCCGCCTGCGCAAGCTGCTGAGCATCTTCAAGATGCGTGACACCCACTATGACCCCACCCTGAGGGAGTTCGTCGTCACCCCCCAGGGAATCGAGGTGCTGCCCCCCTTCAGTGTCGCTGTGGATACCTTGCTCACGGGACTTGCCCGGCATCCGGGCGCTGGCCATTTCTGAACGAACGTCGAGGAGTAGTACCACCCGTATGGAGACGGTCCTGGTGGTGGATGACGAGCAGGGCATCCTGGAAGCCCTGGCGGACCTCCTTCGAGAGGAGGGCTACCGCGTTCTGACGGCCTCTCACGGACGTGAGGCGCTGGAGCGGATGGCGGAGCTCCGGCCGGACCTGGTCCTCACTGACTGGATGATGCCCGTCCTGGACGGACCGGCCCTCATCGCGCGCATCCGGGCTGAACCGGCCTACAAAGATGTATCACTCATGGGGATGAGCGCGGTGGACGTGTCCTCGCTGCGGCATCTGTATCCCGGCATGCCGTTCCTCCAGAAGCCCTTCGACATCCACGCGCTGATGCGACAGGTCCGCAAGGCCCTGGACGGAAAGCAAGGCTGAGCCCCATGTTCTACCTGCTCAAGCTGGGCCCTGTGCCACTCAGCCAGGGCAACACGCAGGTACAGGTGTATCTGCGTATCTCCGATGCCGGAGAGCCCGCCGCGCCCGTCTTCGAATCGGATGACGGGGCCGGGCTGCGGGCCCTGCTGGAAGGAGTGGACGCGGCGGAGGTTCGCTGCGAGCCGGCGCTGGCCGCCGCGGGCGCGGAGCTGGGGCTCGCCGTGGCGGAGCCTTCGCCGCAGGCGCTGTCTTCCTGCGCGGCCATCGCTACCTTCGTGGCGTGGGGGCAGCGAGGCTTGTCCGGGCTTGGCTCGGACAAGGCGCTGCTCTTCGTGCAGGCGTCGACGGAGTACTGGGATGCGCGGCCCTGGACGCATTGGGATGACAGCCAGCCCTTCGAGGTGGCCGTCACCGGGCCGATGAACCACACCTTCGAGGGGTGTGTCTTCCACATGGGAGACGGGCGCGCGGGACTGGCGCTGTACTTCAAGCCGGGCGCGCTGCAGATGCTGATGGAGATGCAGGCGCGTGGCCAGGGTGACGCCGCCACCAGCCTTCCCGCGATTGCCGTCACGCTGGACACATCTCCTTCGTATGCCGTGGACGCGCTCACCGCCGCGGGGCGCGCGCCGCGCCTGCCGTTGCCCCTGAAGACGGGGCCGGACGGCATCAGCGTGCCGTCTCCGCTGGAGTCCCTGGTGCTGGTAGCGTCATTGCGCGCCGTGGCCCGGCTGTCACCGGAGCAGCGCGAAGTGCTCAGCAGCGTCGTGGCCGGAGACGAGCAGATGCAGGTGCGCGTCCGCGCGCCCGCGCCCCGCGTCCGTCACTGAGCCTGTCTGCTCTGTCGGCGAGCGCACCGGACTGTCACGCCGGGTGGCGGCGCGTTTGAGCCAGTGTTGGCTGCCGGACGAAGTCCTCCTGGAATGTCGCCTGATAGCCAGCCGAGCGCCTCGGGGGGGCTGGTTCAAGTGTGCGAAAGCGCGAGAAAACACGCTCCAGCTGCGAGATTCCCGCAGGACGGCAGCCCGTGCTTCGCCGTTCCGGGACCGACCAGGAACTCATATGGCCACGAAGAAGGTTTCCTCCCGCCGCGCACCCGTCGCGGCTCCACCTCCGCCGCGAATCCGGGAGGATGATTCGCAATCGCTCGATTCGCGTCAGTTGCTGCGTGTCCTCACCGCTGTCCGCAAGGGCGACTTCTCCGTGCGCATGCCGGTGGACAAGGTGGGCAGCGCCGGCAAGGTGGCGGACACGCTGAACGAAATCATCGAGCTCAGCGAGCGCATGGCCCGTGAGTTCGAGCGCATCGGCAACGTGGTAGGCAAGGAAGGCCGCATCACCCAGCGTGGCAACGTGGTGGGCGCGCTGGGCTCGTGGGGTGACTGCGTCGAGTCGGTGAACACGCTGGTGGCCGACCTGGTGCAGCCGACGACGGAGATGGGCCGCGTCATCGGCGCGGTGGCCAAGGGTGACCTGTCGCAGACCATGGCCCTGGAAGTGGATGGCCGCCCCCTCCGCGGCGAGTTCCTCCGCACCGCCCGGCTGGTGAACGGGATGGTTGAGCAGCTTGGCGCCTTCGC from Myxococcus xanthus encodes the following:
- a CDS encoding FUSC family protein encodes the protein MRRLLRHLRSVLRVRPGKPAIGAGLRTALATAVPLVLAFLLGVKDASWGGLSGLLVSLADKGGSYRTRAKELGAVTLLGALVGALGAPGGSTPWLDVSLMWLGVTAAAFARSYGETAGSVGGQLAVIFVVSLGAPAVGVDAALARAFWLLFGGLWAMMLSLVLWPLRPYRPARRAIARVYRELAEACWDLGRLSREGASSQEWVEAAERHMSVRPLMEQARATLGAMRGSNLGKSRRGEHLLVLLETCEPMSAQLIALAEAMEAAVREPRFLPLRARVDSLCDAYAAMASWVEQVLVRERNEGVPRAPRMVPRSRRRHYRPAPGIRSREDPLSIHVEALFGKLRELAGVAHETAAGLLHGDPVSDRGRSVVGHEQRRARSWLAPLRDHLRSDSLVFRHALRVGLVATTALVVTRALGIRDAHWVSLTVIAILQPYSAITEERALQRVGGTLLGACLAAVIATRVHSPSALLAVIVLLTAVSVSLLPINFGAFQILLTPDYLLLATLSSGDWSLAGQRALGVLVACALALMGAWLLWPMPERRRFPEAAAAALRADGEYLREVISRRSGTRPEVGAARRTFGLALLDAEASFERLTAEYHGPPQQLESGMAVITYARRFATVVTALGMERPEAEVPGQLKQLAHQAGRALDELADALRDRRVPPPLPPLKVSCKTDDPVFGALLERVPRQLGMLHGAVSRLSSGTVLR
- a CDS encoding PAS domain-containing sensor histidine kinase, yielding MSEREPGLDAAGVVSPPARSGHDTLVDNVDGIVWEADPAIRFIFVSKQAERLLGYPVEQWLTEPDFWVEHLHPDDRDWASTYCRSAVEQCLPHEFEYRMLAADGRIVWLRDIVTVLSKDGHAHRLHGLMVDVTEQHQAQERLEQTVSLLEATLDSTADGLLVVDRDGHITACNRQFEQLWGLTGLAACTHDATLLAAVREKLKAPDAFLSRVQALYEEPWQESFGIIELRDGRILEHYSLPQRWRGLITGRVWSFRDITERVHAQRTQERLLDEAHEAIRVRDDFLSIAAHELKTPLTPLRLHLELLKRTLTAKEPIAPERVDKAMAQVHRLSALVNDLVDASSVEAGRLKLQREPVSLLELANEACSEFRALSAEHAFTCELPQEDLLVMGDRGRLSQVLANLLENAVKYSPLGGTVRVSLSHADGNAVLSVADGGIGISQEEQAHLFDRFFRASNAPVSGFGGLGLGLYICRDIIERHGGHICVDSEPGRGSTFHVSLPVLTATAQREAHP
- a CDS encoding helix-turn-helix domain-containing protein, whose product is MTPPRPTRARAKSSREDRWLGRVFFGPRRLMYAGPLAPTDPHAHPTFQVLLSLDARVRLRDARQQEVECQAAVVPPDAEHAIVEGALATVLLHVPAEDLVGRRLATLGIGADAAAWGAAGERLRACGIDRLPVRWAEAEAQTQALLRELQADAGVAKPTHPAVKKLLRLLPEALDEDVRLATLAPRVGLSVGRLSHLFSAQVGFPLRPYILWLRLHRAAGHLQQGASLTEAAHAAGFTDSAHLNHAFRRTFGLKPSEIAGVVEWVRPPSR
- a CDS encoding DUF3703 domain-containing protein, producing MSMKAKLRAAFEAELREAHEAESRSEHVRAWRHLERAHVLSQAHAGPHVRVHWRMLGFGWRRRNAAEWVGQVVRLLVAAPGSWLGRAPLGNTGGANVGILTPMPIPDDLRALLDADR
- a CDS encoding ATPase domain-containing protein; its protein translation is MSSSEQPARQDARVSTGVPGLDAVLGGGLVSSGVYIVVGEPGAGKTLFANQLCYHQGRAGARCLYVTLLAESHARMLANMRDMAFFDSALLPEGVYYVSGFRTLEEQGLPGLLELLRREVRNHNASILVLDGLVQAQEAAGSSRDFKKFIHELQVAAGLTRFTALLLTSANGPAVHPEYTMVDGILELRERTQGVRSWRELQVRKFRGSATLHGVHSFRITSDGLEVFPRLESRVQRTPPPDPGAHRLHLGVPSLDALFPEGLAAGSTSLVLGPPGAGKTLLGSSFLAEGLKQGEHCLYMGFYEPPNRLLGKVASAGIDMGGAMADGRLSFIWQPPSECILDVLADQLLSVVRRRNVKRVFVDGLSAMQQASPEPARINSFFAALTQELRCTGTTTLFGMETPRLFGPVLDVPMEVGPSAVAENLFFLRHVELEGRLRKLLSIFKMRDTHYDPTLREFVVTPQGIEVLPPFSVAVDTLLTGLARHPGAGHF
- a CDS encoding response regulator; translated protein: METVLVVDDEQGILEALADLLREEGYRVLTASHGREALERMAELRPDLVLTDWMMPVLDGPALIARIRAEPAYKDVSLMGMSAVDVSSLRHLYPGMPFLQKPFDIHALMRQVRKALDGKQG